CACGTTTAACTTTGAGGAAAAGtttatctaaattattatattggtttaatgtttcaataggtctctattttcatctaaaatttcaaataggtctCTTATTTTTTTGGcatctcaattaggtccttatttttgttaatttgatgcaAATAAGTCCTTTCCGTCAATTTTATGAAATAGAAATCTCATGAAACAGCGTTAATTAGTGTGTGACGTGGCCTGATGACACTGCATTTTTATACAcgtgtaaaaaaaaaacgtgtgtgaattggattttttaaattgtagaattaaagaattaattaaatatattataattttttcttaaattaagtAAAGAAAGGGCAAAGatggaaaattatattattctttttttgctGAAACATTCTTTGTCTCTGTGATTGAGAAAGCAAAATCAAAATTGGGGGGATTTTCTCATATAGGGCTCATGTTTTGGGGAAAGAATGGATGTGCCAGTGTTTTAGGAATTAGAAAGACGTTGTTGTTCAAGTGGATGCGCGAGTGTTGGTGGGTGAATTACTGGTGCATGTGCGAGTGGAAAAAGGTTGAAGCACGAGGTGTGGGTCCTTTTCTTCCGTTGGAAGCGCGACGCTGAAGCACCTGTTAAGTGGAAGTTAATCTGAACGAAGGTCGGTTTTTGTGGTTTATTGTCTTACTTTTTATAGTTGGGAAAGTATAATATTCGATTGTGGTCCCCATGGTTTGGTCCTCATGaaagtataatatattgatACTGTGCGTAATGGGCGataatattatactttataatgtaataatagacaatattatactttataatGTAATAATAGCTGCTCTTCATATTTTAAGATGGAACTTTCAGATAATACCTAAAATATTGGAAAGTACTATATAATTGACTGATAAATGAAAGagttttgcattttcttttcaaatttactgATTAGTCGCATTTagatataatatcattttactCAAGTAGGGAAACACAAAAAACCACTTAAATCAATCACCATATTCGCTACACCACCCATTTCTTCTGTCAGCCATTGCAAGTCAAAGAACAAGTTGAATGTGAATTCTTCATTTCATTCTCCATTGCCCATCCACTCCAACAACGTCATTTTGGATGAGACACGAGCCATAAAACATAAAGATCtccaatttgatttttctttcccACTCTTTTGAACAATCAAATTTTCCacttttgtcctttttttttcatcttagcaaaaattataatatatttactttttctttaattttaaattttaaaaaaatccaattcACACACGTTTTTTTGACACGTTATAAAAAATGCAGTGTCACCAGGCCACGTCACACACTGATTGACGCCGTTTGATGAAATTGACGGAAATGACTTATTtgcatcaaattaacaaaaataagaacctAATTGAGATGCCAAAAAAACAAGgaacctatttgaaattctcgACGGAAATAGagacctattgagacattaaaccttattatatttgataaattttttttctctctctcaaatttattttttcgcaaaatttatttcttcattttgtaATGAGCAAAAACATAACGTGTTCCAAAAGGAGTTGTTGAAAAATAATCTCAAGTTGATGATTTAAAAGTGTCATTCACTTTTATAATCATCCAACGTGCTTGTTGGAAACGGACTTAAGTGTATTTTTATTCCATAAATTcgattttaaattttcaaaagcattagtatttgactttaatttttatacttttaaaataatttgttaagtCAGTATGACGTGATACGTATCCAAATATATTATTACGTCCAGAGTCATCACATTAATCTAAAGTTACATATAAATTCAACACATTtctgaatttatatataaaagaatatttataattagtGGAAAATACAttaaagtattttagttttagttctaATTagtgttaatattaattaattcaactaCTTATATTTCAATCTAACAGTCAACAcacttttaaaactttaaaagttAATCTTAACATAATTAGAAGATTAGTCATAATCGCAACAAACAACTCTCAATAATCAAATCTAGAACTCAAAAAAGACTTATCTACGTGTCTAATCTAATAGATATATGTGTttattggaagtctcacatcgattagagataaaaccaatttataatatataagtaagatgcaaacctcaccttacaggccggttttgtggggttgagttaggcctaaaatcCACCTCtaacatgatatcagagtcAGGTTAGAGTCTGTTTCTATCCGTTGTCGGTCGATATTGGAccatccaatttctactatcacaaAAGAGATGATGTATATaatgagttaggcctaaaatcCACTTCTAATAGTGTTAAACAATACGATCCAATATATTTCACTAAcctaacatattaaaaaatattctgaactatatatatatatatatatatatatatatattggtacaaacattttaagatatatttattagtataaatatttatataataccTGTATTTGTGACCAAATCTTGATgatcattatattataatatttcatttggtaaatcaagtaaaatgtcatgttattattttatttcgcTTCTTACTGTTTTGATCAGAATTttacttataataattaaaagtatttaattgaaaatatcatCTTGAGTAGGTATAATTAAGggtaattttggaaatatatattgttaCATTAAACTAAAAAGTTAAATACTTATCTAACACCTAACTCTAAACTTACATATATGATTtcttaaaaatagtaaaagtaaaagtttgtacagaaaaagaaaataatttaagaatgaTGATACCTATATTGTCGTGTCTGagaataattaaagaaaataaaaaaagtggaCCAAATACCTTCTATGTGGTTACGAGTTAGTagcatcttcttttctttttcattctactTTTTGAAATGCAACTTCTTATAATTCCAGTCTCTAAAGCTTTTCAACTGTTCCAAATTAATGTAAGTGGGTTCTGCCACCGATGTATAAGTTTGTGGTATCTGAATGCATTCTTCTAAACTTCATCCTATCTTTCTCACTTGTTACGATGGAAGTTTTACGTTgattagagataagactaatttagtgtatataaataagtataaatcttacaagttggtttattctgatgatattttttattttttaagtatttttatttcatctattGTTATTATAccatctaatttttattattacatacgAGATGTCTATATTTTGactaagattaatttataatatatacaaacgAGGTATGAAGTTGAATTAGGCTAATAATTCACTTTCCTAATACTTATCTTTCACAAAAGAATTCTTTTATGTGGAATCTTTTGGAAAGAAAATCACTTCAGATGAATTCTCCAACAAAACACGTGATTTTgaataacttgtttttttttcattctgttttgataatttttacacttattttatacttaatatgtttttttcaagTTATAGTTTtggtaaaatgaaaatatttttattcaaaatgaatttGCTAACAGTCATGCAgaccaaatatattattttgttcttttttgtgAAATATTATTTTCGAACCAAGACAGTTAGTAGTATCATATAGACTATTTTGTAAATGATAATGAATTTGGTCAAAtatgcaaaaaaataatatgagtACTATGAATATCATCACAAATAACAGAAGTTAATCTATTATATAAACTattcctaaaaatatattacagaaagaaattattttgagatattataatctaaaaaatatttttagaataattagaGATATTTcactaatatattaaattttataaaataatgtactATTCGACTATTAAAATTGGTCATAATCATTGATAAACATATGCAAAAGTTATTGTAATTTATCATGAATACTGTTATAAGGAAACAAATAAtctttaagaaatataatagcatacaaaatatttttggactATTACAAAGATATAACTACTACTACAAACAAATTTtcttgtttaaatataataataataagaagaataaaattCTTCCTTACTAGTATTACTATTACTGTATATTTAAGATCTAACTTAAAATCATCttaagatgaaaaatatattagaattcTTTCATTTTTGGCTCATATGTTAAAAGATTcacctatataaaaaaatgagtaaaacttggaaagaaatatttaaaaataaataaaattataatgttatatatatagaaaaaaagaatagtCCAGAGACGAACTGCCTGTGATAGTGACAGTTGAAAATTGTGACtcatttatgttaaaaaataagattacaataacaaaattgaagaaattgaaaattgtgTTTCTGAATAATTTAGTTGTGTAATAAGTTATAGGTTTCCAACATATAGATTTTAAAAGCTACTTTCAATAATAAGATGGAGATGACTGATGAAACAatatgataaagataaaaaaattagaagaaacaAAAGTTAGTTTACTCAAACCTTTACacttgtatttaaattaatcatacTTATGCGTGTAATTAGTGGTAAAGGAAACATCACACTAACgtgtgttatttttaaatacagtGATTAAGAAAGAAATACAGGTTAAACAATATTCAGGTTTCAAAGTCTGGTTTTTGAAAccatgttttcaaatttaaaacaagttCTTCAACAGGTAACAAGTTTTCAAAgtatgtacatttttttttattattatcaaaagAACTTTAAACACCAAAATAGAAATTTCCTATTAATTGTTAATgctcttaatttatttttaattatatgcaTTCCATATAATTCACTTGGATTTATAAGGCAAAGATGAACAAAACTGAACCAACTAAATCGAAATGCTTTTAATAATGTGGCCACacttttatttctaaatctATGGTGACCCAACCTGATAAGTTGATAAAGCTGGCAGTCTCTTTTTCATGCAAATTAATACCTTTAAAATCTGAAAAACCTACTATTATTAACCCTTTTCAGATATTTATCTTCTCTCTTCCATTTTACCTACCAGTTTCTCCAAAAGAAATAATGAATTCCTAAATTCCTAAATAGTTGTGCTTTCTTTCTTGTCTTCTCATGGTAGCGTTACAGTCGAAAgaccaaattttttatataaaaacaagaAAGCGCGTTCGATCTTGTAAGACTCGTCCAGCCCAGCACTTTCTCACAAATCAAAGTTCCAATATTTCAACAAATCATGCCCTCAACCCTCGCATCAGACCTAAGAGCGCTACACAACATCATCGTCATCACTTCTCATTTATACATATTCACTTGCAGACAATTGCCAGATCATAACACACCTCATTCTTTTGACACCTTTCAACAACCTCGCCGTTTTCCCTCCATCAAAGCCGAGATTCTAGTTCTACAAAATCAACCAAATCCAACCCTTTTTCTCTAATCACTCCCTTCTTTAATAAAGGCTCCAGCTTTTGCAATTGGGGTTTTGGATCGGACTCTTCAACAAGTACACCATGTCAGAGATAGTGAAGCAACTTTTGGCCAAGCCGATCCAATTGGCGGACCAAGTCACCAAGGCAGCGGAAGAGGCCAGTTCCTCCTTCAAGCAAGAGTGCTTAGAACTCAAATCCAAGACCGAGAAACTCGCGGGGCTTCTTCGACAAGCAGCGCGTGCGAGCTCCGACCTCTACGAGCGTCCGACTCGGCGCATAATAGCCGACACCGAACTCGTCCTCGACAAGGCGTTGGCTTTGGTGCTGAAATGCCGCGCCAACGGCCTCATGAAGCGCGTCTTCAGCATCATTCCGACGGCGGCGTTTCGCAAGATGTCGTCCCAACTCGAGAATTCCATCGGCGATGTGTCGTGGCTTCTCCGGGTGTCGGCTCCGGCGGAGGATCGCGGTGACGAGTATCTCGGTCTCCCTCCGATAGCTGCCAACGAGCCCATTTTGGGCCTCATTTGGGAACAGGTGGCGACCCTCCACACGGGCTCTCTCGACGACCGATCTGATGCAGCCGCCTCGCTGGTGTCGCTCGCACGTGACAACGACCGCTACGGGAAGTTGATCATCGAGGAGGGTGGGGTTGGACCCTTGTTGAAGCTGATGAAGGAGGGTAAGAAAGAGGGTCAAGAGAACGCCGCCAGGGCTATTGGGCTTCTTGGCCGTGACCCTGAGAGCGTGGAGATTATGATCCACGCGGGGGTGTGCTCTGTCTTCGCCAAAGTCCTCAAAGAAGGTCCCATGAAAGTTCAAGCTGTTGTTGCCTGGGCCGTGTCTGAGTTGGCCGCCAAGTACCCTAAATGTCAAGATCTTTTTGCTCAGCATAATATCGTTCGATTGCTTGTAAGTCATCTTGCTTTTGAAACCGTTCAGGAGCACAGTAAATACGCAATTGTTAGCTACAAACCCACTTCAATCCATGCTGTTGTTATGGCTAGTAATAACTCTAATGGTAATAGTTTGAAAAGGGAGAGTGAAGATGAGGAAAAGCTGATGCAGAGTCGCATGCAGCATCCTTTGGGTGATAAGTCCACAAATCAGATGCACAAAGTGGTCACAAGTACCATGGCATTGCATGCTGCCAACAAGCAGCAGCAACAGTCCAATGATGACAATGGAGTGTCTCAGAACCCACAGGGTGCTCAGCCAAAGGCCAACGGGAATAGCAATGGCAAGCAAAGCCATCAGTCCCACCAGCAAAGCTATACGTACTCTGGGATTAACATGAAGGGAAGGGAACTGGAGGACCCAGAGAACAAAGCTTACATGAAAGCCATGGCAGCAAGAGCCCTCCGGCAGCTGGCCAAGGGCAACGTAGCCATTTGTCGGAGCATCACTGAATCGAGGGCTCTGTTGTGCTTTGCGATTCTCCTTGAGAAAGGGTCTGAAGATGTGAAGTACAATTGTGCCTTGGCAGTGAAGGAGATCACGGCAGTGGCAGAAAAAGATGCAGAATTGAGAAGATCAGCTTTCAAACCCAACTCTCCTGCTTGTAAGGCGGCGGTTGATCAAGTGCTCAAGATCATTGAGAAGGAAGATACAAAACTCCTTATTCCTTGCATAAAGGCTATAGGGAATTTGGCAAGGACATTCCGAGCAACAGAGACAAGGATAATCGGTCCCTTGGTCCGGCTTCTTGATGAAAGAGAAGCAGAAGTGTCAAGGGAAGCGGCAATCTCTCTTACAAAATTTGCCTGCTCGGAAAACTACCTCCACCTTGATCACTCCAAGGCAATTATAAGCGCAGGTGGTGCAAAGCACTTGGTTCAGCTTGTGTATCTTGGAGAACAGACAGTTCAGATTTCAGCACTGGTTCTACTCTCCTACATTGCATTGCATGTGCCAGACAGTGAGGAACTTGCTCGGGCCGAGGTTCTTGGAGTTCTCGAATGGGCTTCGAAGCAACCTAGCGTGACGCAGGATGAAACCATCGAGGCTTTGTTGCAGGAATCCAAAGGCAGGCTTGAGCTTTATCAGTCTAGAGGTTCAAGAGGATTCCAAAAGTTACATCATCAATAGGAAGAGTTAGTAATTCATTGGTGTGGTTTTGAGGTTTGTGAATCATTCATGTCTAATCCATTGCTCTTGTGAGTGTATATACAATCAAATGCCTTGTCCAATTTGTTCAGATCTGTTTTTAACTATAAAGATAATTGTTTGCCTAAACCATTTCTTCTGACTCCCCTTCCTACCGCTTCATATGATACAAATTGTAACCGATGATGAAAACAGTTATAAAGTTATACTTTGTAATCGTGCCTTCTTAAACAGCTTCAAAACGCTACCTCCATTGCCTTTGGTTGTACTAATAGTAAATTTTTGTTCTACTGAAAGCACTCAGGCTGATACATTATGCTTCTTATGTTCCGATTTTCCCACTGTCAAGAAACTGATATAGAATTTAGATGAACATAACACAATGGAAGTTGGTAATTTCCCAAACCTTCAATTGCGAAAGCAATCTGTATAGTTTCATCAGagaaagtttaaagaataattcggGGGCAATAATGATCTTGGAAATATTCTAGGAATAGACAACGAAGGAGCTGTACACTACAGAAGCTATTATCAATTAAGAAACTCACTACTTAGGCATACAGAAAATTCGTGCTAAGAAACTGATATGTGGTTTCACTGTGAAATCAAACAAGTGAAATCAGAGCCCATTACTAATACAAAAAAATGTCATCAAGCTAGAATTGATGTCTAAATGAACTCAGTTTTCCATGTGAAACTAAAAAGagttttatatttctttcctcGTTATTGAGAATAAggacatttttatttaaaattaaatatgtttttattccttaaacatggaattcttctatttttaaactttgatttattttctgaatattcatacattttgatataaaaattaataaatatatcttttgtaAGAACCCAAAAATTATAGCATAATACTATAATagaagttaaaatataataaattataggaCAGTCattggaattaaaataatatttacaaaagtcCTAAAAtacttaacattaaaattttacaagGAGCATAAATCTGTTACAAAATTTATGAACAAATCGAACAATTCTACAACTCACTTTAAACCAAACGGTAGTACGAAAATATGATATACTGAACGGTTATACAAATAACCTGTATAAACCGAATAATTTACAAAAGATTTCTGGTATATACTGATCGAACGGTCCTAGACTAAACTGCGGGGTTCTCGCTCTCCAATGCTTCTTTCAGTGAACACTCTT
This genomic stretch from Vigna radiata var. radiata cultivar VC1973A chromosome 7, Vradiata_ver6, whole genome shotgun sequence harbors:
- the LOC106769379 gene encoding uncharacterized protein LOC106769379, with translation MSEIVKQLLAKPIQLADQVTKAAEEASSSFKQECLELKSKTEKLAGLLRQAARASSDLYERPTRRIIADTELVLDKALALVLKCRANGLMKRVFSIIPTAAFRKMSSQLENSIGDVSWLLRVSAPAEDRGDEYLGLPPIAANEPILGLIWEQVATLHTGSLDDRSDAAASLVSLARDNDRYGKLIIEEGGVGPLLKLMKEGKKEGQENAARAIGLLGRDPESVEIMIHAGVCSVFAKVLKEGPMKVQAVVAWAVSELAAKYPKCQDLFAQHNIVRLLVSHLAFETVQEHSKYAIVSYKPTSIHAVVMASNNSNGNSLKRESEDEEKLMQSRMQHPLGDKSTNQMHKVVTSTMALHAANKQQQQSNDDNGVSQNPQGAQPKANGNSNGKQSHQSHQQSYTYSGINMKGRELEDPENKAYMKAMAARALRQLAKGNVAICRSITESRALLCFAILLEKGSEDVKYNCALAVKEITAVAEKDAELRRSAFKPNSPACKAAVDQVLKIIEKEDTKLLIPCIKAIGNLARTFRATETRIIGPLVRLLDEREAEVSREAAISLTKFACSENYLHLDHSKAIISAGGAKHLVQLVYLGEQTVQISALVLLSYIALHVPDSEELARAEVLGVLEWASKQPSVTQDETIEALLQESKGRLELYQSRGSRGFQKLHHQ